One window from the genome of Dyadobacter sp. CECT 9275 encodes:
- a CDS encoding DUF58 domain-containing protein, whose translation MFEQFLGKLRKYEIRMRKAVTSERHGNFHSVFKGSGLEFDELRPYQYGDDVRAIDWNTSAKGHGTFIKIFKEDKEQTAFFMLDVSASQKVGEAGMLKIDIAKEICGVLTLSAIQEATRVGLLCFSDRNERYIRPSDGMKHGYGVLSELFKLIPASGRTNISEGILIALNVLKRRSLIFLISDFIDDHYQHNLKALALKHDLIVIHLYDPRETSLPSLGIIPLYDAESQKTVWVNTSSRQYREEMVNRFKKRSTDLQRLCHQNRADYISINTQEDYVPALIHLFKIRRYTKGSTAVS comes from the coding sequence ATGTTTGAACAGTTTTTGGGAAAGTTGCGGAAGTATGAAATCCGGATGAGAAAAGCCGTTACCAGCGAACGTCACGGAAATTTTCATTCTGTCTTTAAAGGTTCGGGTCTGGAGTTTGATGAATTGCGACCTTATCAGTATGGCGACGACGTGCGGGCTATTGACTGGAATACTTCGGCCAAAGGACATGGAACTTTCATCAAGATTTTTAAAGAGGATAAGGAACAGACCGCTTTCTTCATGCTGGATGTCAGTGCTTCACAGAAGGTAGGAGAGGCAGGGATGCTCAAAATAGATATAGCCAAGGAAATCTGTGGCGTACTTACCTTGTCGGCCATTCAGGAAGCAACCAGGGTTGGCCTGTTGTGTTTTTCTGACCGTAATGAACGCTACATCAGGCCGTCTGATGGGATGAAACATGGCTATGGCGTGTTGTCCGAGCTTTTCAAACTTATTCCTGCTTCGGGGCGGACCAACATTTCCGAAGGCATTTTAATCGCCCTGAACGTCCTGAAAAGACGCAGCCTGATATTTCTGATATCGGATTTCATCGATGACCATTATCAGCATAACCTGAAAGCACTAGCGCTGAAACACGACCTGATCGTGATACATCTGTATGACCCCCGCGAGACCAGTTTGCCCAGCCTCGGCATTATCCCCTTGTATGACGCCGAAAGCCAGAAAACGGTTTGGGTCAATACTTCATCCAGGCAGTACAGGGAAGAGATGGTGAACCGTTTTAAAAAGAGAAGCACCGATCTCCAGCGCCTGTGCCATCAGAACAGGGCCGATTACATTTCCATTAATACCCAGGAGGATTATGTTCCTGCACTGATACATTTG
- a CDS encoding DUF4296 domain-containing protein — protein MGLLLLVLSACSQEDTAPEGTLSPEKMALILADIHIAESRVTRLQLKSTDSSIIVFDKLKTDIWKKHKVDTTVYNSSYTYYVSHPQQMKQIYQEVNKNLEKREKINNIKL, from the coding sequence TTGGGCTTACTACTACTTGTACTATCCGCTTGTTCTCAGGAAGATACAGCCCCGGAAGGTACGCTGTCTCCGGAAAAAATGGCGCTGATACTTGCTGATATTCATATTGCTGAGTCCAGGGTAACCCGGCTTCAGTTAAAATCTACGGACTCTTCCATTATTGTTTTTGATAAACTGAAAACAGACATTTGGAAAAAACATAAAGTAGATACCACGGTATATAATAGCAGCTATACCTATTATGTCAGTCATCCTCAGCAGATGAAACAGATTTACCAGGAGGTCAATAAGAATCTGGAAAAACGAGAAAAAATAAATAACATTAAACTCTGA